One genomic segment of Rhodothermales bacterium includes these proteins:
- a CDS encoding response regulator, with product MKPRILIAEDNEINQRLMRLMLSRMGYSARMVGDGKAVVKVALEEPWDVIFMDLHMPELDGVEAARRILAAYNDENTPTPGPRPRIYAMTAGVLDADRERCHAAGMDGFIAKPVDKEALREVLG from the coding sequence ATGAAACCGCGCATCCTTATAGCGGAAGACAACGAGATCAACCAGCGCCTCATGCGTTTGATGCTCAGCCGCATGGGCTACTCGGCCCGTATGGTGGGTGATGGCAAGGCCGTCGTGAAGGTGGCCCTGGAGGAACCCTGGGACGTGATCTTCATGGACCTGCACATGCCCGAACTGGACGGCGTCGAGGCCGCACGGCGCATTTTGGCCGCCTACAACGACGAAAACACCCCCACTCCCGGCCCCCGCCCCCGCATTTACGCCATGACCGCCGGCGTCCTGGACGCCGACCGCGAACGCTGCCACGCCGCCGGCATGGACGGCTTCATCGCCAAACCCGTTGACAAGGAGGCGTTGAGGGAGGTTTTGGGGTAA